From Amycolatopsis sp. cg9, one genomic window encodes:
- a CDS encoding spermidine synthase, with the protein MPQIHEPVGPGLTRVWEVGDVVFDGRTPYQHVLIGKTAQGVSLFCDGERQSTEASQLVYHEALVVPALLLAEQVRRVLIIGSSEGVASQLAVAVGATRVDHVDIDEEAVRACAEHLPYGYTPADLARGDGPIRVSFEDGWAFLAAAEARGDSYDVVVIDLPDENDDPDAQHNRLYGKDFLGRCVRVLAPGGVVTCQAGCPTLWRNETLRASWRRFREVFPTVLYFGSDEHEWAFLSGRADHVGDPAALVARRFAERGSEAATLDADALLGGATPPHSLRHGSGPDQS; encoded by the coding sequence ATGCCCCAGATCCACGAACCGGTCGGCCCCGGCCTCACCCGCGTGTGGGAGGTCGGCGACGTCGTGTTCGACGGGCGCACGCCGTACCAGCACGTGCTGATCGGCAAGACCGCGCAAGGGGTTTCGCTGTTCTGCGACGGCGAGCGCCAGAGCACCGAGGCGAGCCAGCTCGTCTACCACGAGGCCCTGGTGGTGCCCGCGCTGCTGCTGGCCGAGCAGGTGCGGCGGGTGCTGATCATCGGGTCGAGCGAAGGGGTCGCCTCGCAGCTGGCGGTGGCCGTCGGGGCCACCCGCGTCGACCACGTCGACATCGACGAAGAAGCCGTGCGCGCCTGCGCCGAGCACCTGCCCTACGGCTACACACCCGCGGACCTCGCGCGCGGCGACGGCCCGATCCGGGTGTCCTTCGAGGACGGCTGGGCCTTCCTGGCCGCGGCCGAAGCCCGGGGCGACAGCTACGACGTGGTCGTGATCGACCTGCCGGACGAGAACGACGATCCGGATGCGCAGCACAACCGCTTGTACGGCAAGGACTTCCTCGGCCGCTGCGTGCGGGTGCTGGCGCCGGGCGGGGTGGTCACCTGCCAGGCGGGCTGCCCGACCCTGTGGCGCAACGAAACGCTACGGGCGTCGTGGCGCCGGTTCCGAGAGGTGTTCCCCACGGTGCTGTACTTCGGGTCCGACGAGCACGAGTGGGCGTTCCTGTCCGGCCGCGCGGACCACGTCGGCGACCCGGCCGCGCTGGTGGCCCGGCGGTTCGCGGAGCGGGGGAGCGAAGCGGCGACGCTGGACGCCGACGCGCTCCTCGGCGGCGCCACCCCGCCGCACTCGCTCCGGCACGGCAGTGGTCCGGACCAGTCTTGA
- the speD gene encoding adenosylmethionine decarboxylase, whose amino-acid sequence MPEVGRFTGRHALAELHGVDPGLLDDPERLGELLRAAVTEAGATVVDVVAKRFAPQGATVIALLAESHASVHTYPEHGSLFADVFTCGERADPEHALRVLAKSLDAASVHLSVLHRGER is encoded by the coding sequence ATGCCTGAGGTCGGCCGGTTCACCGGGCGCCACGCCCTGGCCGAGCTGCACGGCGTCGACCCCGGCCTGCTCGACGACCCCGAGCGGCTGGGGGAGCTGCTGCGGGCCGCGGTGACCGAGGCGGGCGCGACGGTCGTCGACGTCGTGGCCAAGCGGTTCGCGCCGCAGGGCGCCACGGTGATCGCGCTGCTGGCCGAGTCGCACGCCTCCGTGCACACCTACCCCGAGCACGGCTCGCTGTTCGCGGACGTGTTCACCTGCGGCGAGCGCGCCGACCCCGAGCACGCGCTGCGGGTGCTGGCGAAGTCGCTGGACGCCGCTTCGGTCCACCTGTCCGTCCTGCACCGCGGAGAACGCTGA
- a CDS encoding type III PLP-dependent enzyme, translating to MRADPIRRFLAEQDPPTPCLVVDTDVVAARARELRAAFPGALIRYAVKANPAPPVLDALVAAGVGFDVAGPAELALCLERGADPADIAYGNPIKKPRDSASAFERGVREFTSDAPDDVDHLGRHAPGSAVSIRVVLDGPDSATPFGRKFGCEPGEALDLVLRAAAHGLRPGIAFHVGSQQPDVAAWEIGIATAAKLFAEAEAQGVAMTRLNLGGGFATAHRARVPSLDAYASTIASALETHFPGQPPELLLEPGRVLVADAGLLRTEVVLVAHRGGRRWVYLDIGRYNGLAEAENEAIAYRFEPVRPPGGPSGPVVLAGPTCDGDDVLYQRTPYELPLALRTGDRLDLPGTGAYTASYASVGFNGIEPLRTYCVGRWGDA from the coding sequence GTGCGCGCCGACCCCATCCGCCGGTTCCTGGCCGAGCAGGACCCGCCGACCCCGTGCCTGGTCGTCGACACCGACGTCGTCGCCGCCCGGGCGCGGGAGCTCCGGGCGGCCTTCCCCGGTGCGCTGATCCGGTACGCGGTCAAGGCCAACCCGGCGCCACCGGTGCTCGACGCGCTGGTGGCGGCCGGGGTCGGCTTCGACGTGGCCGGACCGGCCGAGCTGGCGCTGTGCCTGGAGCGCGGCGCCGATCCGGCGGACATCGCCTACGGCAACCCGATCAAGAAGCCGCGGGACAGCGCGTCCGCGTTCGAGCGCGGGGTCCGGGAGTTCACTTCGGACGCGCCGGACGACGTCGACCACCTGGGCCGGCACGCGCCCGGCTCGGCCGTGTCGATCCGCGTCGTGCTCGACGGGCCCGACTCGGCGACGCCGTTCGGCCGGAAGTTCGGCTGCGAGCCGGGCGAGGCGCTGGACCTGGTGCTGCGCGCGGCCGCGCACGGGCTGCGCCCCGGTATCGCGTTCCACGTCGGTTCGCAGCAGCCGGACGTCGCCGCGTGGGAGATCGGGATCGCCACGGCCGCGAAGCTGTTCGCCGAAGCCGAGGCCCAGGGGGTCGCGATGACGCGGCTGAACCTCGGTGGCGGCTTCGCGACCGCGCACCGGGCGCGTGTGCCGTCGCTGGACGCGTACGCGAGCACGATCGCGTCGGCCCTCGAGACGCATTTCCCCGGCCAGCCGCCCGAGCTGCTGCTGGAACCGGGCCGGGTGCTCGTCGCGGACGCGGGACTGCTGCGGACCGAGGTCGTGCTGGTCGCGCACCGGGGCGGACGGCGCTGGGTGTACCTCGACATCGGCCGCTACAACGGCCTCGCCGAGGCCGAGAACGAGGCGATCGCCTACCGGTTCGAGCCGGTGCGCCCGCCCGGCGGCCCGAGCGGCCCGGTGGTGCTCGCCGGGCCGACCTGCGACGGCGACGACGTGCTCTACCAGCGGACGCCCTACGAGCTGCCGCTGGCGCTGCGGACCGGCGACCGGCTCGACCTGCCGGGCACCGGCGCCTACACCGCGAGCTACGCGTCGGTCGGCTTCAACGGCATCGAGCCGCTGCGCACGTACTGCGTCGGGCGGTGGGGGGATGCCTGA
- a CDS encoding glutaminase domain-containing protein yields the protein MSSPARAHLTRRDLLRLAGGTAAAVAAALWLPGTAVAGTFSPIRPPATPLIVRSPYLSTWQPADNLAGTWSSFWTGHVTALCGLARIDGAAYVFAGSPALPSGPALTPMTQVSLQVTGTRSTYVLTGGGVNLTVTFFSPVDPANLQRQCVPFGYVTLQAASADGRAHVVDLHFDTSAEWVHGNTSTPVTWTQQQAGGYTLLSCTPAAPGVLQENGDQASWGSLVLAAPTSGTSWQIGQDTVVRAASAGQGALNNTSDTAQPRAISDRWPVLAFNKNFGTIPAGGTSAPFTLSIGHVRTPAVRYLGTPLNPWWTHYWGSWPDMAVWFGNDYASALSAATAIDQRLHDDAVAAAGGGTTGEHYAGICALALRQAFGGTELVDRGGAPWAFLKEISSNGNMSTVDVTYPAFPAYLHLSPAYLRLVLEPLLDYAERGGWPMQFAEHDLGTHYPDATGHNDGNEESMPVEESANMLIMAAALVQRLPSADAVAFANTHYRILRQWAEYLVGTTLDPGFQNQTDDFTGFIAHSANLALKGIIGVGAMGVIAAAAGNTADAQRYRSTSRSYVSQWVTLAQDSSNQHLKLAYDQPGTWSLKYNGFADRVLGLDLVPLGVAAQEAAWYQGRAGAHGVLLDPRNNYTKADWELWTAAWLTDQPNIRTTLVEGVYSYANTTPQRVPFSDWYVVADGTQRGFQARPVAGGYLALLTRPAASTTVWRKLQNQRSGKVLAVSNMSLADTAEVTQWTDNGTADHLWAVVENGDGTVRIVNRNSGKVLAVHDQSLDNGAHVQQYQDNGTPDHNWRIVDAGGGWSKLVNVRSGKVMAVDQQSTADGAQVTQWDDNGTPDHLWRFV from the coding sequence ATGTCCTCGCCTGCCCGTGCTCACCTCACCCGCCGCGACCTGCTCCGGCTCGCCGGGGGAACGGCCGCCGCCGTTGCCGCCGCGCTCTGGCTGCCCGGAACCGCCGTCGCGGGTACCTTCAGCCCGATCCGGCCGCCCGCCACGCCGCTCATCGTGCGGTCGCCCTACCTGTCCACCTGGCAGCCCGCCGACAACCTGGCCGGCACCTGGTCGAGCTTCTGGACCGGGCACGTCACCGCGCTGTGCGGCCTCGCCCGCATCGACGGCGCCGCGTACGTCTTCGCCGGCTCGCCCGCCCTGCCGTCCGGGCCCGCCCTCACCCCGATGACACAGGTCAGCCTGCAGGTCACCGGCACCCGCTCGACCTACGTCCTCACCGGCGGGGGCGTGAACCTCACCGTCACGTTCTTCTCGCCGGTCGACCCCGCGAACCTGCAACGCCAGTGCGTGCCCTTCGGCTACGTGACCCTCCAGGCCGCCAGTGCCGACGGCCGCGCGCACGTCGTCGACCTGCACTTCGACACCTCCGCCGAGTGGGTGCACGGGAACACCTCGACCCCGGTCACCTGGACGCAGCAGCAAGCCGGCGGCTACACGCTGCTCAGCTGCACCCCGGCGGCTCCGGGCGTCCTCCAGGAGAACGGCGACCAGGCAAGCTGGGGATCGCTCGTGCTCGCCGCGCCGACGTCCGGGACCAGCTGGCAGATCGGGCAGGACACCGTCGTGCGCGCCGCCTCGGCGGGGCAGGGCGCCCTGAACAACACCAGCGACACCGCCCAGCCGCGGGCGATCAGCGACCGCTGGCCGGTGCTCGCCTTCAACAAGAACTTCGGCACGATCCCGGCCGGTGGCACCTCGGCCCCCTTCACGCTCTCGATCGGCCACGTCCGCACACCCGCCGTCCGGTACCTCGGCACCCCGCTGAACCCCTGGTGGACGCACTACTGGGGCAGCTGGCCGGACATGGCCGTCTGGTTCGGCAACGACTACGCGAGCGCGCTGTCCGCCGCGACCGCGATCGACCAGCGCCTGCACGACGACGCCGTCGCGGCGGCCGGCGGCGGCACCACCGGCGAGCACTACGCCGGGATCTGCGCGCTCGCGCTGCGCCAGGCGTTCGGCGGCACCGAACTCGTCGACCGCGGCGGCGCGCCGTGGGCCTTCCTCAAGGAGATCTCCTCCAACGGCAACATGTCCACAGTGGACGTCACCTACCCGGCGTTCCCCGCCTACCTCCACCTGTCCCCGGCCTACCTGCGGCTGGTCCTGGAACCGCTGCTCGACTACGCCGAGCGCGGCGGCTGGCCGATGCAGTTCGCCGAGCACGACCTCGGCACCCACTACCCGGACGCGACCGGGCACAACGACGGCAACGAAGAGAGCATGCCGGTCGAGGAGTCGGCCAACATGCTGATCATGGCCGCCGCGCTCGTGCAGCGGCTCCCGTCGGCCGACGCCGTGGCCTTCGCGAACACCCACTACCGGATCCTGCGGCAGTGGGCCGAGTACCTGGTCGGCACCACCCTGGACCCCGGCTTCCAGAACCAGACCGACGACTTCACCGGGTTCATCGCGCACAGCGCCAACCTCGCGCTCAAGGGCATCATCGGCGTCGGCGCGATGGGCGTCATCGCCGCCGCGGCCGGCAACACGGCCGACGCCCAGCGCTACCGCTCGACCTCGCGCAGCTACGTCAGCCAGTGGGTGACGCTCGCGCAGGACTCCTCGAACCAGCACCTCAAGCTCGCCTACGACCAGCCCGGCACGTGGAGCCTGAAGTACAACGGCTTCGCCGACCGCGTGCTCGGGCTCGACCTCGTCCCGCTCGGCGTCGCCGCGCAGGAGGCCGCCTGGTACCAGGGCCGCGCGGGCGCCCACGGCGTCCTGCTCGACCCGCGCAACAACTACACGAAGGCCGACTGGGAACTGTGGACCGCGGCGTGGCTCACCGACCAGCCGAACATCCGGACCACGCTGGTCGAAGGCGTCTACAGCTACGCGAACACCACGCCGCAGCGGGTGCCGTTCAGCGACTGGTACGTCGTCGCCGACGGGACCCAGCGCGGGTTCCAGGCCCGCCCGGTCGCCGGCGGCTACCTCGCCCTGCTGACCCGCCCGGCGGCGTCGACGACGGTCTGGCGCAAGCTGCAGAACCAGCGCTCGGGCAAGGTGCTCGCCGTGTCGAACATGTCGCTGGCCGACACCGCGGAGGTCACGCAGTGGACGGACAACGGCACCGCCGACCACCTCTGGGCGGTCGTCGAGAACGGCGACGGCACCGTCCGGATCGTCAACCGCAACAGCGGCAAGGTCCTCGCGGTGCACGACCAGAGCCTCGACAACGGCGCCCACGTGCAGCAGTACCAGGACAACGGCACGCCCGACCACAACTGGCGGATCGTCGACGCGGGCGGCGGCTGGTCCAAGCTCGTCAACGTCCGCAGCGGCAAGGTCATGGCGGTCGACCAGCAGTCCACGGCGGACGGCGCCCAGGTGACCCAGTGGGACGACAACGGGACACCGGACCACCTGTGGCGGTTCGTCTGA
- a CDS encoding DUF1883 domain-containing protein, with amino-acid sequence MEANVFDLGKVRRDAVVTVRLDAMANVRLLTEVNFQAYRRRQYYRMHGGVATAPMFKIHIPANAHWFLVLDVEGLENLPLRPRVSVEPEPAAAARGRTGRR; translated from the coding sequence ATGGAAGCGAACGTGTTCGACCTCGGGAAGGTGCGAAGAGACGCGGTGGTCACCGTCCGCCTGGACGCGATGGCCAACGTCAGGCTCCTGACGGAGGTCAACTTCCAGGCATACCGGCGCCGGCAGTACTACCGGATGCACGGCGGGGTGGCCACCGCACCGATGTTCAAGATCCACATCCCCGCCAACGCGCACTGGTTCCTGGTGCTCGACGTCGAAGGGCTGGAGAACCTGCCGCTCCGCCCGCGGGTGAGCGTCGAGCCCGAACCGGCCGCGGCGGCCAGGGGACGCACCGGCCGTCGGTGA
- a CDS encoding MarR family winged helix-turn-helix transcriptional regulator, with product MSTSAEQHPAGAPLTLYLVKRLELVIRALLDDALRPLGLTTLQYTALTVLQASGPLSSAQLARRSFLRPQTMHEMVLALENRGLIARTPKAGNKRVLLAGLTDAGQALLAGCAPAVAEVEHALLADLSPGQRATFREGLQHGVTALGALSELRRSQEA from the coding sequence GTGAGCACCTCCGCGGAGCAGCACCCCGCCGGCGCGCCGTTGACCCTCTACCTGGTCAAACGGCTCGAGCTGGTGATCCGGGCGCTGCTCGACGACGCGCTGCGCCCGCTCGGGCTCACGACCCTGCAGTACACGGCGCTGACGGTGCTGCAGGCCAGCGGCCCGCTGTCGTCGGCGCAGCTGGCCCGCCGGTCGTTCCTCCGGCCGCAGACGATGCACGAGATGGTGCTGGCGCTGGAGAACCGCGGCCTGATCGCGCGAACCCCGAAGGCGGGCAACAAGCGCGTCCTGCTGGCCGGCCTGACGGACGCCGGGCAGGCCCTGCTGGCCGGCTGCGCACCCGCGGTCGCGGAGGTGGAGCACGCCCTGCTGGCCGACCTCAGCCCCGGCCAGCGCGCGACGTTCCGCGAGGGCCTGCAGCACGGCGTGACGGCGTTGGGAGCGCTGTCAGAGCTCCGCCGCTCTCAGGAAGCCTGA
- a CDS encoding phenylacetate--CoA ligase family protein: protein MDLGRQTRVRQAFDTFFAPPEPASAQHVLDLFRRTAETVPAYRKFLREHGIAPDDVATMADFAALPLVDKAGYHGKYPLPELCRGGTFDELDMIAVSSGSSGHPAIWPRALEDELHVARRFEQVLVEGFHADRKSTLAVVCFPLGTWVGGLFTTACVRHLAAKGCPITVVAPGNNKAEILRVLPELAPHFEQVVLLGYPPFVKDVVDTGLAGGIDWPVYAIKLVLAGEVFSEQWRDLVARRAGVADPVTGVASLYGTADAGVLGTETPVSVGIRRFFAEHPDLAREVFGDARLPTLVQYDPASRYFEVHDGTLVFTADGGIPLIRYHIADDGGVLPHAELLAYCARHGFTPPPGPELPFVYVFGRSLFTVSFFGANVYPENVTVGLEQPGISDTVTGKFVIEAHEDADRDRRLRITVETAPGASADAGRIAESVRAQLVRLNSEFAHYVPADRQLPDVVLRPAGDPEYFPAGVKHRYTRPA from the coding sequence ATGGACCTCGGCCGGCAGACCCGCGTGCGCCAGGCGTTCGACACCTTCTTCGCTCCCCCGGAACCCGCCTCCGCGCAGCACGTCCTCGACCTCTTCCGCCGCACCGCCGAAACCGTGCCCGCGTACCGGAAGTTCCTCCGGGAGCACGGGATCGCGCCGGACGACGTCGCGACGATGGCCGACTTCGCGGCCCTGCCGCTGGTCGACAAGGCCGGCTACCACGGGAAGTACCCGCTGCCCGAGCTGTGCCGCGGCGGCACCTTCGACGAGCTCGACATGATCGCCGTCTCCTCCGGGTCCAGCGGCCACCCCGCCATCTGGCCGCGGGCGCTCGAAGACGAGCTGCACGTCGCCCGCCGCTTCGAACAGGTGCTGGTCGAGGGCTTCCACGCCGACCGCAAAAGCACTCTCGCCGTCGTCTGCTTCCCGCTCGGGACCTGGGTCGGCGGGCTGTTCACCACGGCGTGCGTGCGCCACCTCGCCGCCAAGGGCTGCCCGATCACCGTCGTGGCGCCGGGCAACAACAAGGCCGAGATCCTGCGCGTGCTGCCGGAGCTCGCGCCGCACTTCGAGCAGGTCGTGCTGCTGGGCTACCCGCCGTTCGTCAAGGACGTCGTCGACACCGGGCTGGCCGGCGGCATCGACTGGCCCGTGTACGCGATCAAGCTCGTCCTCGCCGGTGAGGTCTTCAGCGAGCAGTGGCGCGACCTCGTCGCCCGGCGTGCCGGCGTCGCCGATCCCGTGACCGGCGTCGCGTCGCTCTACGGCACGGCGGACGCGGGGGTGCTCGGCACCGAAACCCCGGTGTCCGTGGGCATCCGGCGGTTCTTCGCCGAGCACCCGGACCTCGCCCGCGAAGTCTTCGGCGACGCGCGGCTCCCGACCCTCGTGCAGTACGACCCCGCGAGCCGCTACTTCGAGGTGCACGACGGCACCCTCGTCTTCACCGCGGACGGCGGGATCCCGCTGATCCGATACCACATCGCCGACGACGGCGGCGTCCTGCCGCACGCCGAACTGCTCGCCTACTGCGCCCGGCACGGCTTCACGCCGCCGCCCGGGCCGGAGCTGCCGTTCGTGTACGTCTTCGGCCGGTCGCTGTTCACGGTGTCGTTCTTCGGCGCGAACGTCTACCCGGAGAACGTCACCGTCGGCCTGGAGCAGCCCGGCATCAGCGACACCGTCACCGGGAAGTTCGTCATCGAGGCGCACGAGGACGCCGACCGCGACCGGCGGTTGCGGATCACCGTCGAGACGGCGCCGGGCGCGAGCGCGGACGCCGGCCGGATCGCGGAATCCGTGCGCGCGCAGCTGGTCCGGCTCAACAGCGAGTTCGCGCACTACGTCCCCGCGGACCGGCAGCTGCCCGACGTCGTCCTGCGCCCGGCCGGGGATCCCGAGTACTTCCCGGCCGGGGTGAAGCACCGCTACACGCGGCCGGCCTAG